Proteins from a genomic interval of Bacillota bacterium:
- a CDS encoding AsnC family transcriptional regulator, with protein MEDKKQRLTPEYLLGTSEQQKWAGNYFFNPRGIGFLEPGCVPLDNAAMSAYNVAKSSYQIRPEVFNIEYISRTLGIGKDEIVKRLHRLYDEHLIMFVMNPATQVYGWGLYYWFVKLKEGVTKEAKAKFSDWYQNKDDICTGYEMNGDFDFFNGNHMRVLDNLLYDVIGPWKDEPEVEYVHICPIRRDIRESHVNMWDAPGDSYREVCWGKGQMEKLAKIQNKMDLTDLKIVEVLNAKKPVENLFDFSVLSEISGLDPKDMLNGIKDVIEVKRILVPLFFINFMKLGLTNHMFIIRTFQNIPCYRKAQIADELAAMPEFNAVFEFSDSFYDMSVWAYNEISDIKALRDKLNAYSEIEDIKEADITKQYRRWVCRLDDENGFWEECVFTDDFLQDRTGKNAAKLCRFCQDRKEVK; from the coding sequence ATGGAAGATAAAAAGCAACGATTGACACCGGAATATTTACTCGGTACAAGTGAACAACAAAAATGGGCTGGCAACTATTTTTTCAATCCAAGAGGTATAGGATTCCTGGAACCGGGATGTGTACCATTAGATAATGCTGCCATGAGCGCATATAATGTGGCAAAATCTTCTTATCAAATCAGACCCGAGGTATTTAACATTGAATACATTTCACGGACACTGGGAATTGGCAAGGATGAGATTGTTAAACGATTGCACAGATTGTATGACGAGCATCTCATAATGTTTGTGATGAATCCTGCAACACAAGTTTACGGTTGGGGACTTTACTACTGGTTCGTAAAGTTGAAAGAAGGGGTAACTAAGGAGGCTAAGGCAAAGTTCTCTGATTGGTACCAGAATAAAGACGATATATGCACAGGCTATGAGATGAATGGAGACTTCGACTTTTTCAACGGGAACCATATGAGGGTTCTGGATAATTTGCTGTATGATGTCATAGGACCATGGAAGGATGAACCAGAGGTAGAATACGTGCATATATGTCCGATACGCAGAGACATCAGAGAATCTCATGTAAATATGTGGGATGCTCCAGGTGATAGCTATAGAGAGGTTTGCTGGGGAAAAGGCCAGATGGAAAAACTGGCAAAGATCCAGAATAAAATGGATTTGACCGATTTAAAGATTGTTGAAGTGTTAAATGCAAAAAAACCTGTTGAAAACCTGTTCGATTTCAGTGTTTTATCTGAAATTTCAGGCTTGGATCCCAAGGATATGTTAAATGGAATAAAGGATGTTATTGAGGTTAAACGCATACTGGTGCCTTTATTCTTCATCAATTTCATGAAGCTTGGGCTGACCAACCATATGTTTATAATACGCACATTCCAGAATATACCGTGCTATCGCAAAGCCCAAATTGCCGATGAACTTGCAGCTATGCCCGAATTCAACGCTGTATTTGAATTCTCGGATTCGTTCTATGATATGTCTGTATGGGCGTATAACGAAATTTCAGACATAAAGGCATTAAGGGATAAACTGAACGCTTATAGTGAGATTGAGGATATCAAGGAAGCAGATATAACAAAACAGTACAGGCGATGGGTCTGCCGGCTGGATGA